Proteins found in one Erythrobacter sp. KY5 genomic segment:
- a CDS encoding MarR family winged helix-turn-helix transcriptional regulator: MSREQRLGAKAVGANGLETYGAFALGGRLRRLSDRIDRDAKSIYEKMGVEFEQRWFPVFNCLRGGDSLSVTQIADHLGISHVSVSVTRKSLEAAQLVTSTADKEDGRRSNLTLTEKGKALAQELAPLFAALDLAAADLNAEAGNAIAAIERLESALDKKSVSERTYHFLELGEAG; this comes from the coding sequence ATGTCAAGGGAACAGAGGCTCGGAGCGAAGGCCGTGGGCGCAAATGGCCTTGAGACTTACGGCGCGTTTGCCCTTGGTGGCCGTCTGCGGCGGCTCAGTGACAGGATCGATCGCGATGCGAAGTCGATCTACGAAAAGATGGGCGTAGAATTCGAACAGCGCTGGTTCCCGGTGTTCAACTGCCTGCGCGGCGGGGACAGCTTGAGCGTTACACAGATTGCGGACCATCTCGGCATCTCGCACGTCTCTGTGAGCGTAACGCGCAAGTCGCTCGAAGCTGCTCAGCTCGTCACTTCAACCGCTGACAAGGAGGACGGCAGACGGTCCAACCTGACTCTGACCGAGAAGGGCAAGGCTCTCGCGCAAGAGCTTGCGCCACTGTTTGCCGCTCTCGACCTGGCGGCTGCGGATCTCAATGCCGAGGCAGGAAATGCGATTGCTGCGATAGAGCGTCTGGAAAGTGCGCTGGACAAAAAATCCGTGTCTGAACGTACCTACCATTTCCTCGAATTGGGCGAGGCAGGATAA